The sequence GGGGCGGAACTTGGGTGCTCAGCACGCATGTCCGTGCCGCGGGCCGCTGCGATCGTCGATCCCGGTCGCGCCGATCCGGCGCCGATCCGGCGCCCGGCCGGAACCGAGATGCCGCGCCGCGACCCACCCGCACGAACGGACGTCACCGGGTGCGTACGACGAGGGAGGAGGGTCTGGTGCCGACAGTCGACGAGAACGGGCGGAAGCTCCTCGCCCCCGCCCGCCCGGCACCGCCCGCCGGCCGGTCGAGCGGTGCCCTGCCGAGCCGTGCCCTGCCGGTTCGTCGACGGCCGCCGGTCGCTGGACGGCCGCTGCTTGCCGAACGGCCACCGGTCCTCGAACGGCCGCCGGTTCTCGAACAGCCCCTGGCGCTCTGGCAGTTGACGGCGCCGGCCCGGGTCGGCCCCGCCCCACGGCCTGCCGACGCGCGGTACGGGTCGCCGCTCCTTCGCGCCGCGCCGGAAAGCGTCACGTCCGCCCTTCCCCTGGAGGAACAGCCATGAGCCTCCCCCCGTTCGCGCGTCGCCTCCTTCCGGCCCGGCGGGTCCCGTTGCGCGTCCAGCTGACCAGGACCGAGTGCGGCGCCGCGTGCCTGGCGATGGTGCTCAGCTTCCACGGCCGGCAGACGTCGGTGCCCGAGAGCCGCGCGCGCCTGGAGATGGGGCGCGACGGGGTCTCCGCCGGCGAGATCGCGCGCGCTGCCGAGACGTTCGGGCTGCGGGTGACGCTGGACACCTCCGACGACGCGTGGGCGCGACCGCGGAGCGGGCCGACGATCGCGTACCTGTCCCGCCACCACTTCGTCGTGGTGGCCAAGGTGTCGGGCTCCCACGTCTGGATCGCCGACCCCGGCGCCGGGCGGCGCCGGCTGCCCCGCGCCGAGTTCGCCGAGGGCTACGGCGGGGTGCTGCTCCGCTTCGCACCGGGCCCGGACTTCGCCCACCGCCGGTCGGCGGTCCGGGACCTGCCGATGGTGCGCTACCTGCGGCAGTTCGTCGCCATGCCGGGCGGGCGGCGCCGGCTCGCGCTCGCCGCGCTGCTCGCCGCCGGCCTGCAGGGGCTGGGGCTGGCCGCGCCGATGGCGACCAGGGCCATCGTGGACTCGGTCATCCCCGGCCACCGTGTGGGCTCGCTCGGCTTCTTCCTCGTGGCCGCGGTGGGCGTCGCGGTGCTGTGCGGGGTGCTCGCCGCGGCCCGCGGCCTGGCGATGCTCGCCCTGCGGGTGCGCGGGGACCAGCGGCTGAGCCGGGAGTTCGTGACGCATCTGTTCGCCCTGCCGCTCGGCTTCTTCGGCGACCGGGGCCGAGGCGACCTGCTGATGCGCCTGGCGAGCGTGTCGTCGACCCGGGAGGCGCTGACCCAGCAACTGCTCACCACCGTCCTCGACGGCTGCCTGCTCTCCGGGTACGTCATCGGCCTGCTGGTGACCGCGCCGCTGTTCGCCGTGGCCGTGGTCCCGCTGTTCGTGCTCCAACTCGCCGTCGTCACGGGCAGCTACCGCAAGACGCGGATTCTCGCGCAGCGGGAGCTGGCGGCCAAGACCGAGGAGCAGGGCTACCTCGTGGAGGCCCTCGAAGCGATCAGCGCGCTGAAGGCCAACGGCGTGGAGCGGCGCGCCACCGCCCGCTGGGAGCGGCTGTTCACGACGTACCAGACGGCCAGCGCGCACCGCGGCCGATGGACCGCCTGGCTGACCGGTGCCCAGAAGGGCCTGAGCATGTTCGGGCCGCTGGCGCTGCTCTGGCTGGGGGCGTGGCTGGTGCTCACCCACCGGATGAGCGTCGGCACCATGCTCGCCGACAACGCGATCGCGCTGTCCGTCCTCAGCCCCATCGAGACGTTCGCCAACTCCGGCCAGATGTACCAGGGCATCAGGGCGCAGGTCGAGCGGGTCTTCGACGTCCTCGACGCCCCGCGCGAGCGGTCCGGCACCGTCCGGCTGCCCGCGGCGGCGTCCTCGGCGATCTCCCTGAGCGACGTCGCGTTCCGCTACCCGGGAGGCCGCCGCCCGACGCTGGAGGACATCACCTTCACCGTCGCCGCCGGGCGGAAGACGGCGATCGTCGGCCGGACCGGCTCGGGCAAGAGCACGCTCGGCGGGCTGCTGCTCGGCCTGCACCTGCCCGAGCGCGGCGAGATCCGGCACGACGGTGTCGCGCTGGCCGACCTGGACCTGCCGGACCTGCGCGCGCACTGCGGCGCCGTCCTGCAGGACCTGACCCTGTTCGACGGTTCGATCCGGGACAACCTGGTGCTCAGCAGACCGGACGCCGGACTCGACGAGATCGTCAGGGCGGCGCGGCTGGCCGGGCTGCACGACGACGTCGCCGCCCTGCCGATGGGCTACGACACGGCGGTGGGCGAGGGCGGCACCGGGCTGTCGGCGGGCCAGCGCCAGCGGGTCGCGCTCGCCCGCGCACTGATCCACCGGCCGCGGCTGCTGCTGCTCGACGAGGCGACCAGCCACCTCGACCCCGAGACCGAGCGCCGGGTCGACGCGGCGCTCAGCGAACTGTCCATCACCCGCGTCGTCATCTCGCACCGCATCAACGCGGTCCGCAACGCCGACCAGATCATCGCGCTGGAGCGCGGCCGGATCGTCCAGCGCGGCGACCACCGCCGGCTGATCGCGCAACCGGGCGTCTACCGGGATCTGTTCGGCCACGACGAGGCGGCCGGCGCGGACCCCGGCCCGCACCCCGACTTGGCGGCGCCCGCAGCTGGTGCGGCCCCCGATCTGGCGGCACCCACCGCCGGCCGCCGCGTGGAGGTCACCTCATGAGCGTCGACGTGTTCACCTTCGCCGATCCCGACTTCTACCTGCCGCCGTCCGCGGTCGCGGACCGCGCGCCCCACCTGCGGCCGGGGACCGTACCGCCGGACTGGACCGCCGCGATGACCGGGTGGTGGACCCAGTGGACGCCCGACGGCGGGCGGCGGTTCGGGGCGGGCGACCTGCGCGTCCACGCCTCCGCGCACCCCGAACAGCTCCAGCCGGCGCTGGACGCCTTCGCCGCGGCCTGCTTCGCGCGCGGCATCCCCTTCCGGCACGTCGCGAACCGGAGCGTCCACCGCCATCTGAACCACCCGCGCGGCTCGCGGGCGCAGGCGGGCAGGTTCTGCGTCGCCGCCCCCGCCGACGCGGCCTCCTCGGAGGACCTGCTGCGGGCGCTGCGCACGGCCGCGGTCTTCGAGGCCGGGCCGGCGGGGGCGGCAGAGGCGCAGCACCAGGGCCCGT comes from Streptomyces sp. NBC_00448 and encodes:
- a CDS encoding peptidase domain-containing ABC transporter, which codes for MSLPPFARRLLPARRVPLRVQLTRTECGAACLAMVLSFHGRQTSVPESRARLEMGRDGVSAGEIARAAETFGLRVTLDTSDDAWARPRSGPTIAYLSRHHFVVVAKVSGSHVWIADPGAGRRRLPRAEFAEGYGGVLLRFAPGPDFAHRRSAVRDLPMVRYLRQFVAMPGGRRRLALAALLAAGLQGLGLAAPMATRAIVDSVIPGHRVGSLGFFLVAAVGVAVLCGVLAAARGLAMLALRVRGDQRLSREFVTHLFALPLGFFGDRGRGDLLMRLASVSSTREALTQQLLTTVLDGCLLSGYVIGLLVTAPLFAVAVVPLFVLQLAVVTGSYRKTRILAQRELAAKTEEQGYLVEALEAISALKANGVERRATARWERLFTTYQTASAHRGRWTAWLTGAQKGLSMFGPLALLWLGAWLVLTHRMSVGTMLADNAIALSVLSPIETFANSGQMYQGIRAQVERVFDVLDAPRERSGTVRLPAAASSAISLSDVAFRYPGGRRPTLEDITFTVAAGRKTAIVGRTGSGKSTLGGLLLGLHLPERGEIRHDGVALADLDLPDLRAHCGAVLQDLTLFDGSIRDNLVLSRPDAGLDEIVRAARLAGLHDDVAALPMGYDTAVGEGGTGLSAGQRQRVALARALIHRPRLLLLDEATSHLDPETERRVDAALSELSITRVVISHRINAVRNADQIIALERGRIVQRGDHRRLIAQPGVYRDLFGHDEAAGADPGPHPDLAAPAAGAAPDLAAPTAGRRVEVTS